Proteins from one Nakamurella multipartita DSM 44233 genomic window:
- a CDS encoding lipopolysaccharide biosynthesis protein, protein MSAGVLLSALAAGVAFITNILISRELGPDSRGEVAFVLQASYLIVPFVLLGAERVALRRSGDQGSFVPVHLTSLCLLVTVAVFALTRDWTALIGPVVYTIATLAVLRSRSFRDNQFSTYTLLIAGYQLTILAFAVTLYLLKVQDWFMWTLAYALPAIPIVVVAGLRRNIKLGRGMFVDVSADSLKLLPASISAVIVTRLDRVILGILAPESQLGLYVSVATATEVLTWLANSLGDHRVSTLAGGRDRRGQLMGILARDCLIFIPIATVAGLTIWLWLLPLLGPAFASAAPLILPLCLAAVMLSLYRQAVSYNLGRHDPTRVTVIEVSTAAVAVPVYFVSIYYGASQGAAWSSLVVYAIGLMIGIALTGRGRTNAD, encoded by the coding sequence GTGAGCGCGGGCGTATTGCTCTCGGCCCTGGCGGCCGGGGTCGCCTTCATCACGAACATCCTGATATCGCGGGAATTGGGTCCAGACTCGCGTGGCGAGGTAGCGTTCGTACTCCAAGCCTCCTACCTTATCGTGCCGTTTGTACTGCTTGGCGCTGAGAGGGTCGCCCTCAGAAGGAGCGGTGACCAAGGCAGCTTTGTTCCTGTCCATCTGACCAGTCTTTGCCTCCTTGTCACCGTTGCCGTTTTTGCCTTGACCCGAGATTGGACGGCGCTGATTGGGCCGGTGGTATACACGATCGCGACACTCGCCGTCTTACGAAGTAGGTCGTTCAGGGACAACCAATTCAGCACCTACACGTTGCTCATAGCGGGGTATCAGCTAACGATTTTAGCTTTCGCGGTCACGCTATATTTGCTCAAGGTTCAGGACTGGTTTATGTGGACCCTCGCCTATGCGCTGCCTGCCATTCCAATCGTGGTGGTGGCTGGATTGCGGCGAAATATTAAGCTGGGTCGGGGAATGTTCGTGGACGTGAGCGCCGACTCACTGAAGCTTCTTCCGGCCAGTATCTCGGCGGTCATCGTCACCCGACTTGACCGGGTAATTCTAGGTATTCTAGCCCCCGAATCCCAGCTGGGCCTCTACGTTTCCGTAGCGACCGCAACCGAGGTGCTCACTTGGCTTGCCAACTCCTTGGGTGATCATCGCGTCAGCACGCTCGCCGGAGGTCGGGATCGGCGGGGCCAGTTGATGGGAATTCTCGCTCGAGACTGTCTCATATTTATACCCATCGCGACGGTTGCCGGGCTGACCATTTGGTTATGGCTCTTGCCGCTGCTTGGTCCTGCCTTCGCGAGTGCAGCTCCGCTGATCTTGCCGCTATGCCTCGCTGCCGTCATGCTGTCGCTGTACCGACAAGCGGTCTCTTATAACTTGGGCCGACACGATCCGACTCGGGTGACGGTGATCGAGGTTTCGACGGCCGCCGTGGCTGTCCCCGTGTACTTCGTTTCGATATATTATGGAGCATCGCAAGGGGCTGCCTGGTCCTCGCTCGTGGTCTATGCCATCGGGTTGATGATCGGGATCGCGTTGACTGGAAGGGGGCGGACGAATGCGGATTGA